A single genomic interval of Lacrimispora sphenoides JCM 1415 harbors:
- a CDS encoding membrane protein, translating into MKFFYNFEHRFRKYAIPNLMYYIIGMYGVGLLMEMLAPGFYWQYLSLDAGKILSGQVWRIATFMIYPPGGGTFLSLISMYLYYMLGVNLERIWGAFRFNVYFFMGVIGHVAAALIVYVFMGKTVYLTTEFLNYSLFFAFAATFPDLEFLLFFVIPIKAKWLAIFNGIYFLYGFITGNIATRVTIFMSLLNFIIFFVLTRNLSRFNPKEIKRKQNFNKQMKIKPQGWTHHRCAVCGRTEKDSPNLEFRYCSKCEGSFEYCSEHLYTHKHVTPSNPTTGDTTN; encoded by the coding sequence TAATTTTGAACACAGATTCAGAAAGTATGCGATTCCGAATCTGATGTACTATATCATCGGTATGTATGGTGTGGGACTCTTAATGGAGATGCTCGCACCGGGATTTTACTGGCAGTACCTGTCCCTTGACGCTGGGAAGATACTTAGCGGCCAGGTGTGGAGAATAGCCACTTTTATGATTTATCCGCCGGGAGGCGGCACGTTCTTAAGCCTGATCAGCATGTATTTGTATTACATGCTGGGAGTAAACTTGGAGAGGATCTGGGGAGCATTCCGTTTTAATGTCTATTTCTTCATGGGAGTCATCGGTCATGTGGCGGCGGCGCTGATCGTGTATGTTTTCATGGGAAAAACGGTATATCTGACAACGGAATTTCTCAATTATTCCCTGTTCTTTGCCTTTGCCGCCACATTTCCGGATTTGGAATTCCTTTTGTTTTTCGTGATTCCTATAAAAGCCAAATGGCTGGCCATCTTTAACGGAATCTATTTCCTGTATGGCTTTATCACTGGCAATATAGCGACCAGAGTCACGATATTCATGTCCTTATTGAACTTTATCATCTTTTTTGTTTTGACACGGAATTTAAGCCGGTTCAATCCAAAAGAGATCAAAAGAAAGCAAAATTTTAATAAGCAGATGAAGATAAAGCCCCAGGGATGGACACACCACCGGTGTGCCGTCTGCGGGCGGACCGAAAAGGACTCCCCAAACCTGGAATTCCGTTATTGTTCAAAATGCGAAGGCAGTTTTGAATACTGTTCTGAGCATTTGTATACACATAAACATGTAACACCGTCCAACCCCACAACCGGTGATACGACCAACTAG